Below is a genomic region from Sulfitobacter sp. OXR-159.
TTCGCATCCCAAGGCGACATGACCGAAAAGGAAATCTCCTTCACCGAGGTGGGCGAGGGACTTTACGCCTTCACCGCCGAGGGCGATCCGAACTCTGGCGTCATCATCGGCGACGACAGCGTGATGATCATCGAAGCGCAGGCCACACCGCGTCTGGCGAATAAGGTCATCGAATGCGTCCGCTCGGTCACCGACAAACCGATCAGCCATGTGGTGCTGACCCACTACCACGCGGTGCGCGTGCTCGGGGCCTCGGCCTTTGGCGCGCAGCAAATCATCATGTCCGAGAAAGCCCGCGCCATGGTCGCCGAGCGCGGCCAAGAAGATTGGGACAGCGAATTTGAACGCTTCCCCCGCCTGTTTGAAGGCCACGAGAGCATCCCCGGCCTGACCTATCCCACCACCACCTTTAACGGCCGGATGAGCGTCTATCTCGGCAAGCGCCGGGTCGATATCATGCAGTTGGGCCGCGCCCATACGGCGGGGGATGCGGTGATCTATGTGCCCGATCAGAACGTCATGTTCACCGGTGACATCGTCGAATACCACTCCGCCTGCTACTGCGGCGATGGGCATTTCCACGACTGGCCCGACACGCTGGAGCGCATCCGCGCCTTTGACCTTGATGCCATTGCACCCGGTCGCGGCGACGCGCTGATTGGCCGCGATATGGTTAATGCCGCAATTGACAGCACCGCTGACTTCGTGCGCTCAACCTACCGTCCGGCGGCCCGTGTGGCCCTGCGTGGCGGCACCTTGAAAGAGGCATGGGACGCCGTGCGCGCCGAATGCGACCCTAAGTTCGGCGACTATGCAATCTATGAGCACTGCCTGCCCTTCAACGTCGCCCGCGCCTATGACGAAGCGCTCGACATCGACACGCCGCGCATCTGGACGGCTAAGCGCGACAAAGAGATGTGGGAGGCGCTGTCGGACTGATGCCGCTGCCCGCGCTTCTTACTGCTCTGATCATACTGGCGCTGGCGCTCTGGTTTTATCTGGTCTTTGCACTGGTGATGGATCACCGCCGCCAAGCTGCGCGCCGGAGCGGGCAGCCCTACGCCGGGCTGCGCGATACGGCACAGGTTTGGTCAAAGATGCTGCGCGCGCCAGAGCACCGCAAGTCGCGCCGACGGGTGACGCTGACCACACTGGCCTTGCTTGTCCTGCTGCTTTTGCGCGCTCTTGTCTGAGGAAACCGCCATGGCCTATGCCTACACCCCCTTTCCCTACAACCCCCCGCCCGGCCTCACCGCGCCCGAGCCACGGCACCCGGTGGTGATCGTGGGCGCCGGCCCCATCGGGCTGTCTATGGCGGTGGACTTGGCCCTGCGCGGGGTCAAATCGGTCGTGCTGGATGACAACAATGTCGTCTCGCTCGGCTCTCGCGCGATCTGCTGGGCGAAACGAACGTTGGAGATTTTCGACAGGCTGGGCATCGGTGAGAGGATGCTGGAAAAAGGCGTAACATGGAAAGTGGGCCGCCAGTTTCACGGCGAGAGGGAGGTCTATAACTTTGATCTGCTGCCCGAGCCGGGGCATAAATACCCGGCCTTCGTGAACCTCCAGCAATACTATGTCGAAGAGTACCTTGTTGAACGCGCACAAGATTTCCCCGACCTGATCGACCTGCGGTTTCTCAACAAGGTGACCAATCACAAAGGCCACGCCGATCACGTTGAACTGACGGTTGAGACGCCGGACGGGCCGTACCTACTGGAAACAGACTGGTACATCGCCTGCGACGGCGCGGGCTCCGCCACCCGCAAACGCATGGGACTGCCTTTTGAGGGCCAGACCTTTGACGAACATTTCCTAATCGCCGATGTCGAAATGGAAACCTCTCCCTTTGGCGACCATGACACACCCGAGCGTTGGTTCTGGTTCGCCCCACCCTTTCACAACGGCCAATCCGCGCTGCTGCATAAACAGCCCGACAATATCTACCGCATCGATCTGCAACTGGGGCCAGAGACCGACCCGAAGGCCGAGGCGACCGAAGAGAAAGTCCTGCCGCGTCTGAAGCAGATGCTGGGCGATGCGCCTTTCCGGCTGGATTGGATGAGCGTCTATAAGTTCCGCTGCGCACGGTTGGAGAAGTTCGTGCAGGGCCGCGTGGTCTTTGTCGGGGACAGCGCCCATGTGGTCAGCCCGTTTGGCGCACGGGGCGGCAATGGCGGGGTGCAGGATGTCGACAACCTCGGCTGGAAACTCGCCGCTGTCGTGCAGGGCGACGCGCCCACCAGCCTGATCGAGAGCTATGACATCGAACGCGGTCATGGCGCGGATGAGAACATGCGCAACTCCGCCCGTGCGACGAACTTTATGACGCCAAAATCGCCCATTGAAACCTTGTTTCGCAACGAGGTGCTGACCCTC
It encodes:
- a CDS encoding FAD-dependent oxidoreductase, with translation MAYAYTPFPYNPPPGLTAPEPRHPVVIVGAGPIGLSMAVDLALRGVKSVVLDDNNVVSLGSRAICWAKRTLEIFDRLGIGERMLEKGVTWKVGRQFHGEREVYNFDLLPEPGHKYPAFVNLQQYYVEEYLVERAQDFPDLIDLRFLNKVTNHKGHADHVELTVETPDGPYLLETDWYIACDGAGSATRKRMGLPFEGQTFDEHFLIADVEMETSPFGDHDTPERWFWFAPPFHNGQSALLHKQPDNIYRIDLQLGPETDPKAEATEEKVLPRLKQMLGDAPFRLDWMSVYKFRCARLEKFVQGRVVFVGDSAHVVSPFGARGGNGGVQDVDNLGWKLAAVVQGDAPTSLIESYDIERGHGADENMRNSARATNFMTPKSPIETLFRNEVLTLAARHPFARKLINSGRLSQPCTLAHSPLQTAGDAPLRPGNALIDAPLAGPAGDRWLLGEVQGQFTLLAVGGITAPDIPGLSRIGIDQSQGAYPCFQGKDGHAQQRYGSGFLYLLRPDGHVCAVFDQPDRAAISRAFARAFDGALDCAKGATA
- a CDS encoding MBL fold metallo-hydrolase, whose protein sequence is MAKQFASQGDMTEKEISFTEVGEGLYAFTAEGDPNSGVIIGDDSVMIIEAQATPRLANKVIECVRSVTDKPISHVVLTHYHAVRVLGASAFGAQQIIMSEKARAMVAERGQEDWDSEFERFPRLFEGHESIPGLTYPTTTFNGRMSVYLGKRRVDIMQLGRAHTAGDAVIYVPDQNVMFTGDIVEYHSACYCGDGHFHDWPDTLERIRAFDLDAIAPGRGDALIGRDMVNAAIDSTADFVRSTYRPAARVALRGGTLKEAWDAVRAECDPKFGDYAIYEHCLPFNVARAYDEALDIDTPRIWTAKRDKEMWEALSD